One Paraburkholderia kururiensis DNA window includes the following coding sequences:
- the araH gene encoding L-arabinose ABC transporter permease AraH produces MQARENLAHEAAKSAAEALIPKTSDRQKWWQQITEYSLILIFAVMFVTMSLTVDHFFSIENMLGLALSISQIGMVACTMMFCLASRDFDLSIGSTVAFAGVLCAMVLNATNNTFIAIVAAVAAGAAIGFVNGAVIAYLRINALITTLATMEIVRGLGFIVSHGQAVGVSSDTFIALGGLTMFGVSLPIWVTLVCFIVFGVMLNQTVYGRNTLAIGGNPEASRLAGINVERTRVWIFLIQGAVTALAGVILASRITSGQPNAAEGFELNVISACVLGGVSLLGGRATISGVVIGVLIMGTVENVMNLLNIDAFYQYLVRGAILLAAVLLDQLKNRGSRD; encoded by the coding sequence ATGCAAGCCAGAGAGAACCTCGCGCATGAAGCGGCCAAGAGCGCTGCGGAAGCGCTGATTCCGAAGACCAGCGACAGGCAGAAGTGGTGGCAGCAGATCACCGAATACAGCCTGATCCTCATCTTCGCGGTGATGTTCGTCACGATGTCGCTGACGGTCGATCACTTCTTCTCGATCGAGAACATGCTGGGCCTCGCGCTGTCGATCTCGCAGATCGGCATGGTGGCCTGCACGATGATGTTCTGCCTCGCCTCGCGCGACTTCGACCTTTCCATCGGCTCCACGGTCGCGTTCGCGGGCGTGCTCTGCGCGATGGTGCTGAACGCCACGAACAACACGTTCATCGCCATCGTGGCCGCCGTGGCCGCGGGCGCCGCAATCGGCTTCGTGAACGGCGCGGTGATCGCGTATCTGCGCATCAACGCGCTGATCACGACGCTCGCCACCATGGAAATCGTGCGCGGCCTCGGCTTCATCGTCTCGCACGGCCAGGCCGTGGGCGTGTCGTCGGATACCTTCATCGCGCTGGGCGGCCTTACGATGTTCGGCGTTTCGCTGCCCATCTGGGTCACGCTCGTGTGCTTCATCGTGTTCGGCGTGATGCTCAACCAGACCGTGTATGGGCGCAATACGCTTGCCATCGGAGGCAATCCGGAAGCCTCGCGGCTCGCGGGGATCAACGTGGAGCGCACGCGGGTCTGGATCTTCCTCATTCAGGGCGCGGTGACGGCACTCGCGGGCGTGATCCTCGCCTCGCGCATCACGTCGGGCCAGCCGAATGCGGCCGAAGGCTTCGAACTCAATGTGATTTCGGCGTGCGTGCTGGGCGGTGTGTCGCTGCTGGGCGGTCGCGCCACGATTTCGGGCGTGGTGATCGGCGTGCTGATCATGGGCACGGTCGAGAACGTGATGAACCTGCTCAACATCGACGCGTTCTACCAATACCTCGTGCGCGGCGCGATTCTGCTTGCCGCCGT
- the araG gene encoding L-arabinose ABC transporter ATP-binding protein AraG, with the protein MSATLSFDNIGKVFPGVRALDGVSFEVRAGEVHGLMGENGAGKSTLLKILGGEYQPDSGRILIDGNEVHFSSAAASIAAGIAVIHQELQYVPDLTVAENLLLGRLPNALGWVNKRTARRFVRERLAAMGVDLDPDVKLRKLSIAQRQMVEICKALMRNARVIALDEPTSSLSHRETEVLFKLVRDLRADNRALIYISHRMDEIYQLCDACTIFRDGRKVASHPSLEGVKRETIVSEMVGREISDIYNYRARPLGEVRFAAKNIGGHPLAEPVSFDVRRGEILGFFGLVGAGRSELMHLVYGADKRKSGEIELDGEPIRVKSAGEAIRQGIVLCPEDRKEEGIVAMASVAENINISCRRHYLRAGMFLNRRKEAQTADEFIKLLKIKTPSRKQKIRFLSGGNQQKAILSRWLAEPDLKVVILDEPTRGIDVGAKHEIYHVIYQLAERGCAIVMISSELPEVLGVSDRIIVMREGRIAGELSREAATEHSVLGLALPEDAPGANAENEARAA; encoded by the coding sequence GGGCAAGTCCACGCTGCTGAAGATCCTCGGCGGCGAGTATCAGCCGGACTCGGGCCGCATCCTGATCGACGGCAACGAGGTGCATTTTTCGAGCGCGGCTGCATCGATTGCGGCCGGCATCGCGGTGATTCACCAGGAACTGCAGTACGTGCCGGACCTGACGGTGGCGGAAAACCTGCTGCTCGGGCGCTTGCCGAATGCGCTCGGCTGGGTCAACAAGCGCACCGCGCGACGCTTCGTGCGCGAGCGGCTTGCCGCGATGGGCGTGGACCTGGACCCGGACGTGAAGCTGCGCAAGCTCTCCATCGCGCAGCGGCAGATGGTGGAAATCTGCAAGGCGCTCATGCGCAACGCGCGCGTGATTGCGCTCGACGAACCCACAAGCTCGCTCTCGCACCGCGAGACCGAAGTGCTGTTCAAGCTCGTGCGCGATCTGCGTGCCGACAACCGCGCGCTCATCTACATCTCGCACCGCATGGACGAGATCTACCAGCTCTGCGACGCGTGCACGATTTTCCGCGACGGCCGCAAGGTGGCTTCGCATCCGTCGCTGGAAGGCGTGAAGCGCGAGACCATCGTGAGCGAGATGGTGGGCCGCGAAATTTCGGACATCTACAACTACCGCGCGCGACCGCTCGGCGAAGTGCGGTTTGCGGCGAAGAACATCGGCGGCCATCCGCTTGCCGAGCCCGTGAGCTTCGACGTGCGGCGCGGCGAAATTCTCGGCTTCTTCGGCCTCGTGGGCGCGGGCCGCAGCGAACTGATGCATCTGGTCTACGGTGCGGACAAGCGTAAGAGCGGCGAGATCGAACTGGACGGCGAGCCGATCCGCGTGAAGAGCGCGGGCGAGGCGATTCGCCAGGGCATCGTGCTGTGTCCCGAAGACCGCAAGGAGGAAGGCATCGTCGCGATGGCTTCCGTGGCGGAGAACATCAACATCAGCTGCCGGCGGCACTACCTGCGCGCGGGCATGTTCCTGAACCGGCGCAAGGAAGCGCAGACGGCCGACGAATTCATCAAGCTGCTCAAGATCAAGACGCCGAGCCGCAAGCAGAAGATTCGCTTCCTCTCGGGCGGCAACCAGCAGAAGGCGATTCTGTCGCGCTGGCTCGCGGAGCCCGACCTCAAGGTCGTGATTCTCGACGAGCCCACGCGCGGCATCGACGTGGGCGCGAAGCACGAGATCTACCACGTGATCTATCAGCTCGCGGAGCGCGGCTGCGCGATCGTGATGATTTCGTCGGAGCTGCCCGAAGTGCTCGGCGTGTCGGACCGCATCATCGTGATGCGCGAGGGCCGCATTGCGGGCGAGCTTTCGCGTGAAGCGGCCACGGAGCACTCGGTGCTGGGCCTTGCGTTGCCGGAAGACGCGCCCGGCGCCAACGCGGAAAACGAAGCGCGCGCTGCCTGA